taaacaaatttgagCTTGTTCAAGTGTTACTTGGTTAATTTATGCTTTCTTCATATATAATAAACCTCAAGAATAAAAATTGAGCTTGATGAATTAGTTAGACTAAATTCAATTATActtgaatttataatttttcaattatttagaTAAAATGACTatcatttattaaattataaaattgagatTCACCATTGTTGTATTATTtaaatcatttataattttattataaaataaattatttacataataaaaaaaattacaaataataatatatcttattaacttactatttataaaattataatctaATCTCAAGATCATATAAATACACACACAgaaacatatgtatatatatatatatatatatatatctaaacaTATGTTATTATTTGTACTTAAAtcaacataatataatttttgaatttagcTCATTCAACCGTCAAAGCTTAAACATGAATTTTAGCTTGACTCTTTTgctaaataatcaaatataaacaaactttaatttgaatccaaatAGTTCATAAACAATTCAATTCATTTACCCTAGTAATTACATAATGATTTAATTTCAAACAATTCATCAAAtagataaaatccaaattaataataaatattaactaggtctcttttttcttttctttttgtatcaatactaccaatatatatatatatatatatatatatatataatcaccAAAATTAGAAggttttgaacccaaaaaactCTTCCTTGAGATGCATGCATACAAATGCTTTCTGCAATATATCAGATTTGTTTTATACTCATTGTTAAAACATAACCAGATAAATATTCACATGTACTCTTCCTTCCATTCTTTCCTGGATTCATACCTTATCACATGTCACCGTACATATCATATATACCTTCATGTACTTGATAACGTGccaataacacttttttttgcttgatttctAAAATCAATATTAAACAAAAGTATGTTGACAAATAGAAGCATAAAAAGAATGTCATGCACTGTATTTAAATACCCCTAACTGCCAATTCCGTTTCATACCAACTACCTCTCTCAAagattaaaaagtaataataatagaaatggCTAAGCTTACTTTCTCTCgtgtttttctcttcattttcttcatatCCTTCTTTGTTCAATCATCAAACGCAGCCTATAATGTGATCAGTTTTGGTGCAAAGCCAGATGGAAAAACTGAGGCAACAGAAGCATTCCTCAAGGCATGGCAATCAGCTTGTAACTCAGCCATAGCCTCCACCATTTACATCCCAAAGGGAAGGTTCTTGCTAAAAGCAACTGTTTTTAGAGGGCCATGCAAGAACAGAATTACAGTTAAGATTGATGGAACACTTGTGGCTCCAACAGACTATCGTGCACTTGGGAATTCAGGGTACTGGATTTTGTTCATTAAGGTTGATAGAGTTGCAGTTTATGGTGGCGCTTTGGATGCAAAGGGAGCTGGCTTTTGGGCTTGCAGGAATTCTGGAAAAAGTTGCCCAGTTGGTGCTAGGGTACGTTAATTACATAACTATAACATCCAAAAAATAGTAGAAATTATCTGTTCTGCTTTTATGTTTTATCAATCGCAGAATATTGtgtctaatttttatttttatttttaaatttgacaaTTGTTCTTTAAAAAAGTTACAAGAtgtgattaattaatataaaatggaacactcaaaataaaacaactGATTTTTATTCCGGAAAAAAGGCAAGTgttattttgtcatattttgaagatttgaaaacAAGCTAATTGACTTTAAGCCCACTAATTAGTTCTgaccatttctttttttaatatacttttttcttataaattataaattttgtcattGAGATTTTTTGAAGTAAACATGTacttgtgtgtatatatattgagatTACAGTCTGACTTCTCTTATCAATAGTTTTTCTGCCTCCTTCCCTAGTTGAATTGCACAAAAGTTATATTGAATTTCGAAAATTAAGTGGACTGATGAGCATATTAATGTTCTTGTATATATCAATAAATTCCTATAACTTATTTTAACAATGCAATTTGTGTGTCAATGCAGTCAATAACATTCAATTGGGCAAACAATATTGTGGTCAGTGGCTTAACGTCGATCAACAGTCAGCTTACTCACCTTGTAATCAACAGCTGCAACAATGTGGTGGTCCAAAATGTGAAGCTTATCGCTCCCGACCTAAGCCCAAACACAGATGGCATTCATGTGCAGACCTCGACCGGAGTTACAATCAAGGGAAGCACCATGCAAACTGGAGACGATTGCATATCAATCGGTCCAGGCACAAACAACTTGTTGATGAGCAACATTAAATGTGGCCCTGGTCATGGTGTAAGGTACGTAAGCAGatatattcataaaattaacctatacaaaaataacaataataataacattaacATTAGGTATGgattttactacaaaatatttacaaatttacattCTGTCTATGCACTCAAATCAAATAGCAATTTATTATAGCTTTTAAGTAGAGCTTGTGGTGTGCTTTTATCTTAAAATACCATTTCATCTCTCTTGAGCATGcatttgtttctccaaaaaaaaaaaaaaaaaatcaaatagaaatttactaattaattaattataataaaaattatattttaatatttttaatatctctAATAATAATTTcctatttgttaaaaaaaaaaaattggtcagaCAATCCATCGAGCGAGGCCCAGTCTAATTATGGAGTCAGAGGCATTGCAAGCCCTACCATAGTCATAACATTGGGGCCTTACAGGCCCAagattattaataaatattaggATGAAAACTTCAACttctaaataatatttttttggctgATTAAAATAAAGATATTCATGGCAAAAGTCACCAACAACATGCATTAAtatcaaattgattatataCGTTTGTTGTGCCTGTTACAGCATTGGTAGCTTGGCCAGGGAACTCAACGAAGCTGGCGTCCAAAATGTAACGTTAACGAATGCAGTATTCACTGGATCAGACAATGGATTAAGGATCAAGTCATGGGCCAGGCCCAGCAATGGGTTTATTCGGAACATTCTTTTCCAAAACATTGTTATGAGAAATGTTGAGAACCCCATAATCATTGATCAGAATTATTGCCCTGACAACCAAGGTTGTCCTCTACAGGTAAATTATTAACCATGATCTTTTTATGATAATATAGCTGTACATTCAACAATGGAGGTCGATTATATATTTCATGCTCTTCATTAATTCTAAGCTTTTCTTAATAGAGCTCGGGTGTGAAGATTAGTGAAGTGACATATAGAAATATACAAGGCACATCAGCTACAGCAGAGGCTGTGACATTTGATTGCAGTCCAAGTAGTCCTTGCAGAGGGATCAAATTGCAAGACATCAAGCTTACTTACAACACTAGGGCAACAACATCATCATGTAAGAACATTGGTGGAACAAGCAGTGGAGTACTCGTGCCAGAGAGTTGCCTATAATTAAGTTACATGTTCATGAACCATTTGTgtacataatataatataattccaTATGTGAATCAAGAAATAATGTTGGTTAAGATTAGGCTTTGTCCTTATCTTTTTAGTAATGGGTGTGTGCACACCACATGGAAGCACATATTAAAGCTTCCATTGTTGAGTACTGTCGGGTTACTTGTTAAATTTAATCCAAACGAAAAAGTGTAGCAacactttttttctattttttactttcttggGTCAGTGAGAACAAATTATATCTGAATAATATATGTGGGCATGATGTTGTGATGCACATTCGACTCAAATGGCAGCGATGTAATCGATTGGTCTCTATTTTGAGTTCCCAAGACTTTGGGTAAATCAATCTGTTCATATATGGAATCTTAAAATAAaagcttttaataattttttgtagtcCCTTAGGTTCTACAATCataaaacaaatatcaataattttaaaacacaatatattcagagttaatattaatattatttgtcgtaattattgtataataaaagtgatgttattttaattataactTAACGTAACAGATTACAATGTCTCATCTATTAAGAGTTAGAAATAATATACTTTGTGAAGTAAAAGTTGCATGGTATGATCAAAATATTCACAATTGCTGATTCAAAGTTGGCTTCGCTCCAATTTAACCTATATATGTGCCTCCAAGCAAAATGAAGTTGGTGTCTGATTTTCCTTGGGGCTCGTAGTCGTGGGTCCTAGTTTAGGCTGGACTCCATTCTTTTAAAGGGTTTTGATTGTCCAACTTTGACTAGACAACGATAGTTTCAGAGAAGAGAGAGTATAAGGTTCCTCTGACCATGAAACCTAACACATTGTATACGTGGTTAGATGACAGGGTCCCACCAGTCAATGTCCTTTCCTACTTCTCACATGCTATTGTGGACTTCTTGTCAGTGGGTTAATCATGCATGTTAAATAAGAAACCTCTTTTCATTGGGCTCATTAAGAAACTATACCCTAATAAACGATTTAAAAACttgctctcttttttccttttttctttttttttttgctattttgggttcaaattctGAGACCCTTTTGCTTACTTCCTTTCCAACCTTTTGGAATTGAAATTAAAGAATGGTTTACTAAGTGTTCGTTTGTCGtaattaaatttgttaatttattttactatttagattatttttattatttattttattatttagtttattttaattattatttatgggttttattgcactttttgatattattcatagATCTTACTATACtgtttcaactaacttttacttttatctatagtacttttaacaaaaaaatttcaattttaacaaaataaacggaACTCAAACAAACCCTGACATGGTTGACTATATGACAGCATATCCAACTTGTTATCTTTCTCAATTACTGTTGCTTTGATTTATGGTATCATATGTAACACTTCAGCAATTTAATgtcaaagaatgaaattttaGCCGGCCAGACCAGTCAACAAAGGATGCACTTTGCGAAAGAAAAAAACACCCGTCTCTACTTAGCATGGTTACATGATTTTAAGTCATCGTCCCCAAACAAAGTTTAGGTACATATCAACTCGTAGATtgaaaatgataatgataacGTCAAAAATGTAATATGAACACTCTGGCATGTAGTGTATTGATTaatataaatagataataataacaacaggaaaatgttaaaaagtcAGCAATATACGGTTAAATGAGCATGCATGATGAATGAGGCTGACATAGACATTACATATGGACATATTAAGGTATCTTGATCGACTTTGATTATTCGAGAACTAGCTAGAAGAGACAGAGAAGACAATTAACCATGACATATGGCTGCTTGTGATctaagatattttttatttaaacaatgTTACTCAGAGTCCCCACACAATTACTTTTTGATTGACCTTTTGTACATTATATATTGTGCGGTATGGGTTTTCCATGGGGCCACAGAATAGATATCTTATCATCAAAGTCTGGTTGGGTGGAGTTCCTTTTAGAACATTTTTCAAGCaatgcttttttaaaaaaatatatatatatatatatatcactcgTATTTTGATGGGTTATCACTTATAATCATGGTAACAATACATTGATTAAGACATTATTCGAACTCACAGTTATTTGTTTTGCGTcagtttataaatttaatttttagttttcacttttatgtacagtttttttaatttttatttttttttcaaaatataaatatattttagcacaattttaataataaaatttcaacaaaaattagATAAACAGTTGAAACAAACACGCAGTTAGCTTTACTTTTTCTAACTCTAATGGATAACACAAggatgtttttgttttatgcaTTATCGTTTAGTGATTTTGTCCTCTATAGGCAACTTCTACGAAGCACCCCAACTGCCTTTTAGAGCGCTTCTAAAAATAGCGTCACTTTCTTATATCATTGGAAGTTTTGAAAGCTTCTACATACCAATACGACAATTTTTTACACCATAgatttataaaatattgtgCACAATCTTCAAAAATCTCCGGGTCCACCCATAAAGAAAAAGTTTAAATATAGCACAATATTCAtatcaaaaattatttattgcaGCATAATTTTGGATTAAGATAATCCACGTCGATATCCTATTTCGGAAGAAAGATTGTGCATGAAACTATGAAAGCACCTCAATGCGTTGATAACTCAATTAGAAAAAGATCATTTAGGTCACATTATCGTTCTAAGTCATATTATAGTTCAAGCTGCAAAAGATGGTTGTTAATGGGCACCTTACTCAATTAGAAAAAGATCATTTAGGTCACATTATCGTTCTAAGTCATATTATAGTTCAAGCTGCAAAAGATGGTTGTTAACGGGCACCTTAAGGTGCCCGTTAACACAACCCTTGTACTTATAAATAGAACCGTTACCACCACCAAAGTTTTTTTCCTTGACATCAAATGTGATATAACCATGGTTGTTAAAATCTCGATCTGGATCCTACGATTctacgattttacgatcccacctaCCCAAAACGATATAAATCTTTCAAGGATCTTTGAGATCATTCAAGATCGGTAGGATCGTACGATTTTGACAATCCCAAACAACCTTGGTTTCTTGTAATCTGCTTTAACTTGACAAAAGGCTCAGTTGgatccaaattaaaaataaaatctcaatagACCAAGTTTTTCCACTCTAATGTATAGAGAGTGTCAGTtagactcaaataaaaaatattctaataGAGTATCacattttgaagtttttggCATCTTTAAATAATGCTTACAAATGAATATAGTGATGTATGGTAATTATATCaataaatgtataatttatgtgattatttaatataccaatgtgtattttttgtttttttttctcaaataatgtaggatcttacgatccacgaTCTGATCCTACGATCCACGATTTTACCTACCTTCCACGATCCTAcataggatcccgattttgacaaccttggatATAACTTGTCTCTTAGCGGGGTTTCCAACTAGCTAGGAAGAGTGCTCAGACTATCGAGGCAAATATAGCTTGTACTTATAATCGGTACCGTTACCACCACCAAGTTTGCTTAGGTCATGATGATCTCCAAGACTGACACATGCCCAAGGGGTAATCATTAAGAGGTATCCTTTTGCcatttaaatccaaaaaactgagttttaaggtttgtttggatattatttattattgaaaattgaaaactgaaactgttgtaataaaataattttaaaatatgtgaataatatcgcgagacccagttttaaagttgtttttctgaaaaaaaaaattaaaaaaaaataaaagtaattacaAGTTCTGTAAACAGTGCACGGGAGCCACCAAAAAACGCTGGACACTGAACATGCAGTACCGTCCTCCATTTTTGTGCGGAAATCGGGCAACTCAAACTTCAaacttagtgtgtgtttggctaccaattaaaaagtcagtttattttattattcaatttatttttactactatttatgagtcctactgtattttttagtactatttcaactaacttttacctttatctacagtactttaaacaaaaaaatttcaattttagcaaaataaacggatccTAAACAGACCCTTAGGGCCACCAATTCCAACTTTCATTTACCAGATTACCCCTCACCTTAATTATTGACTATCTCTAATTCTGAAATTCCATAGGGAAGATTTTACCAAAGATCTAAATGCTACAAAAGCTATCCGAGAGATCCATCATGCATGTTATTAAAAATCATGCATGATACTCCAGCTTTCAAATTGTCCATTGtagaagacccaaaaaaaaatgtcgatttggaattttaagttttaactacCAGCAGGATCATGATATAATTTGAAGTCATAGAAGAAATTCATTACGTAACTCAACACATTTCCATGTAAAAGCCACACATGGAGATCATTTTCTCCCCATTCCATTTCATAATTGGTTTTGCATAATTGACgcctttttttttgaaatttttttttttattctattcacATCGAAAGAAGTctcagtaattttttttccaagatGGATTTGACTTTCTAGTTGGTCtatgattaataaaaaaaaaatgtttcaagcATCTTTGTCATTAACTTAAAAACTTGGATTTGACAtgggtttcagttaactcaactgaaaaaaattttaatgattgaATTAGTGATTCGGAGTTCAATTTTCGcttacacaaaaaattgattaatatcTTGAtctaataatacaaaatatatcattaaAAGTCGACATCATATATTGAaactttatgaaaaaataaaaataaaataaactctgGATTTGATTGATGCACTATTTTGCACAAGGTGGATGGATTTCAAGGTTCCAATCGGACTGT
The Quercus lobata isolate SW786 chromosome 10, ValleyOak3.0 Primary Assembly, whole genome shotgun sequence DNA segment above includes these coding regions:
- the LOC115962603 gene encoding polygalacturonase-like; the encoded protein is MAKLTFSRVFLFIFFISFFVQSSNAAYNVISFGAKPDGKTEATEAFLKAWQSACNSAIASTIYIPKGRFLLKATVFRGPCKNRITVKIDGTLVAPTDYRALGNSGYWILFIKVDRVAVYGGALDAKGAGFWACRNSGKSCPVGARSITFNWANNIVVSGLTSINSQLTHLVINSCNNVVVQNVKLIAPDLSPNTDGIHVQTSTGVTIKGSTMQTGDDCISIGPGTNNLLMSNIKCGPGHGVSIGSLARELNEAGVQNVTLTNAVFTGSDNGLRIKSWARPSNGFIRNILFQNIVMRNVENPIIIDQNYCPDNQGCPLQSSGVKISEVTYRNIQGTSATAEAVTFDCSPSSPCRGIKLQDIKLTYNTRATTSSCKNIGGTSSGVLVPESCL